Proteins co-encoded in one uncultured Draconibacterium sp. genomic window:
- a CDS encoding DUF2007 domain-containing protein, with amino-acid sequence MDKQDKIVKLLTGDEVVISRLKQELETVGINAMIKDGFKQGLAAGFGEGVPSAIDLFVVEADLPRAQEILKAITEK; translated from the coding sequence ATGGACAAACAAGATAAAATTGTAAAACTCTTGACAGGTGATGAAGTTGTAATCAGTAGATTAAAACAGGAATTGGAAACAGTTGGAATAAATGCCATGATAAAAGATGGATTTAAGCAGGGACTTGCCGCCGGTTTTGGCGAAGGAGTACCTTCAGCCATTGACCTGTTTGTAGTTGAAGCAGATTTACCGCGAGCACAAGAAATACTAAAAGCAATAACAGAAAAATAG
- a CDS encoding TonB-dependent receptor: MKKFSLMLLLQIMAVIAFGQISLTGVVKGDGEALAGASVVIEKSFYGVSTNADGSFEFKNLKPGDYTLLVSFIGFEPQKIDLQLSESKSIEVDLEPNVIMTDEVLISATRAGNKTPVAYSNVSSDEIAKRNMGQDIPFLLNLTPSFVTTSDAGAGVGYTNFRVRGTDLNRINVSVNGIPLNDAESHGTWFVDQPDMASSLENVQIQRGVGTSTNGAAAFGASINLQTNSLNKEAYGSYKTAAGTFNTFKNTLSAGTGLINDHFTVDVRLSKVTSDGFIDRASSDLKSFFVSGGYYSENTIVKVNVFTGYEETYQAWYGVPTVRLNNDTEGMQRYADHWLMTQEEVDHMMASDSRTYNYYNYKNQVDHYIQDHYQLHFSHKFNPNLNLNASLHYTYGRGYYENYKADEDLADYQLPNIEIGDAVIETTDLINRKWLDNDFYGFTYSLNYNKNNSDFTFGGGYNIYDGNHFGNVIWAQYLGEAEYDHEWYRGTGLKKDFNVYAKYNWQVAEQLNLFADLQYRRIDYTIDGIDDDLRDISQDHDFNFFNPKLGIFYQVADNQNLYLSFAVANREPNRTAFVDYPASNEPPVHETLHDWELGYNYASSKFSFGANFYFMNYKDQLVVTGQINDVGSAIMVNVDESYRSGIELQAGVQIANDFQWNGNTTLSINKIKDFTEYVDNWDTWGQDAFDLGTTDLAFSPNFIANSQFIYSPGENFSLAFISQYVSDQYIDNTSSDNRKLDAYFINHLKADYSFKTNLFDEITLHFMANNLFNVEYETNAWVYPYLLGGERYKMDGYYPQAGAHFMFGVDFTF; this comes from the coding sequence ATGAAAAAATTTAGTTTGATGCTGCTATTGCAAATTATGGCAGTAATTGCTTTTGGGCAAATTAGTTTAACAGGCGTTGTTAAAGGAGATGGAGAAGCTTTGGCCGGTGCCAGTGTGGTAATCGAAAAATCATTCTATGGCGTTTCAACCAATGCTGACGGGAGTTTTGAATTCAAAAATCTGAAACCCGGCGATTACACGCTGTTGGTTTCATTTATCGGTTTCGAGCCACAAAAAATCGACCTTCAATTATCAGAAAGCAAAAGTATTGAAGTCGACCTGGAACCCAACGTTATTATGACTGATGAAGTGTTGATTTCTGCAACCCGCGCAGGCAATAAAACACCGGTTGCATACAGCAACGTAAGCAGCGACGAAATTGCCAAACGCAACATGGGGCAGGATATTCCGTTTTTGCTGAATCTTACCCCGTCGTTTGTTACTACTTCTGATGCAGGAGCCGGAGTGGGTTACACCAATTTCCGCGTACGTGGTACGGATTTGAACCGTATTAATGTAAGTGTGAACGGAATTCCATTGAACGATGCCGAATCGCACGGTACGTGGTTTGTCGACCAGCCGGATATGGCTTCGTCGTTGGAGAATGTGCAAATTCAGCGCGGTGTGGGAACATCAACAAACGGTGCCGCTGCATTTGGTGCCAGCATTAACCTGCAAACCAATTCGCTGAACAAGGAAGCTTACGGCTCATATAAAACCGCTGCAGGAACATTCAATACATTTAAAAATACACTATCAGCCGGAACAGGCTTGATCAATGACCATTTTACGGTTGACGTTCGTTTATCAAAAGTTACGTCTGACGGTTTTATCGACCGTGCCAGCTCTGATCTAAAATCGTTCTTTGTTTCCGGAGGTTATTACTCGGAAAATACGATCGTTAAAGTGAATGTATTTACAGGTTACGAAGAAACTTACCAGGCGTGGTACGGTGTTCCAACTGTTCGTTTAAATAACGACACAGAAGGCATGCAACGATATGCCGATCACTGGCTCATGACACAGGAAGAAGTGGATCATATGATGGCTTCGGACAGCAGAACTTACAATTATTATAATTACAAAAACCAGGTTGACCATTATATCCAGGATCATTACCAGTTGCATTTTTCGCACAAATTCAACCCGAATCTGAATTTAAATGCTTCGTTACATTACACCTACGGACGTGGTTATTATGAGAATTATAAAGCGGATGAAGATTTGGCAGATTACCAACTCCCAAATATTGAAATTGGTGATGCGGTGATTGAAACCACTGATCTGATCAACCGCAAATGGCTCGATAATGATTTTTACGGATTCACCTACTCGCTGAACTACAATAAGAACAACAGCGACTTTACCTTCGGCGGTGGCTACAATATTTATGATGGAAACCACTTTGGAAATGTGATTTGGGCACAATACCTGGGCGAAGCAGAATACGATCATGAGTGGTACCGCGGAACCGGTCTGAAAAAAGACTTTAACGTGTATGCGAAATATAACTGGCAGGTAGCAGAGCAACTGAATTTGTTTGCCGATTTACAGTACCGAAGAATTGATTATACCATTGATGGAATTGATGATGATTTGCGCGACATTAGCCAGGATCACGACTTCAATTTCTTTAACCCAAAACTTGGTATTTTTTACCAGGTTGCCGATAATCAGAATTTATACCTGTCGTTTGCAGTGGCTAACCGCGAACCCAATCGTACAGCTTTTGTTGATTACCCTGCTAGCAACGAGCCACCTGTGCACGAAACTTTACACGATTGGGAATTGGGCTACAACTACGCTTCATCGAAATTCTCGTTTGGTGCCAACTTTTATTTTATGAACTACAAAGATCAGCTGGTAGTTACCGGACAGATCAACGACGTGGGATCTGCGATTATGGTAAATGTTGATGAGAGTTACCGGAGTGGTATCGAGTTACAAGCCGGTGTTCAAATTGCCAACGATTTTCAATGGAATGGAAACACGACTTTGAGCATCAACAAGATTAAAGATTTTACGGAATACGTTGATAACTGGGACACTTGGGGACAAGATGCATTTGATTTGGGAACTACCGATCTGGCGTTCTCACCAAATTTTATAGCTAACAGTCAGTTTATTTATTCGCCCGGAGAAAATTTCAGCCTTGCATTTATTTCGCAGTATGTTAGCGACCAGTACATTGACAATACATCGAGCGACAATCGGAAATTGGACGCTTATTTTATAAATCATCTGAAAGCAGACTATTCGTTTAAAACAAATCTGTTTGATGAAATCACGCTGCATTTTATGGCCAACAACCTGTTTAATGTGGAGTACGAAACCAATGCCTGGGTTTATCCTTACCTGCTTGGTGGCGAACGTTACAAAATGGATGGTTATTATCCGCAAGCCGGAGCGCACTTTATGTTTGGTGTAGATTTTACATTTTAA
- the xseA gene encoding exodeoxyribonuclease VII large subunit, producing the protein MNQQLTLSQLNERIKDALLDAFPGTVWVVAEVSELKQNRSGHCYLELVEKEGNTITARSRATIWSYTYRMLKPYFETSTGQLFTEGIKVLVQATVEYHPAYGLSLNIKDIDPTYTVGDMAMQRKEIINRLKAEGVFDMNKELELPLVPQKIAVISSATAAGYQDFMNQLENNEYGFKFYTKLFEAYMQGAETVPSIINALDRIFAYDDFFDAVAIIRGGGATADLSSFDDYDLAMNITQFLLPVITGIGHEKDDTIIDLVAHTRMKTPTAVAEFFVSGVERYYERLLELENGIVQLTRETLDAKQEKLERAVESLKYSVTDFINYRQQQLNKRSNELQQNVSRFSFKKHNELSKLKHGLDSGLSVWFVEAKNNIGKKQRILRRVVGEAVYKENAKVNHQQDLLAGRVRNMLAKEHDRILINENSIRLLNPENVLKRGFTVTLKDGKIIKSSKDVKVGEELETRFADGTVESKIIKK; encoded by the coding sequence ATGAACCAGCAACTCACGCTTTCGCAACTAAATGAACGAATTAAAGATGCATTACTTGATGCATTTCCGGGAACGGTGTGGGTGGTTGCCGAAGTGAGCGAGCTAAAGCAAAACAGAAGTGGTCATTGTTACCTGGAGTTAGTTGAGAAAGAAGGAAATACTATTACAGCGCGTTCGCGGGCCACCATTTGGTCGTATACTTACCGCATGTTAAAACCTTATTTCGAAACCAGTACCGGACAGCTTTTTACTGAAGGAATAAAAGTGCTGGTGCAGGCAACGGTAGAATATCATCCGGCTTACGGTTTAAGTTTGAATATAAAAGACATTGATCCGACCTACACGGTTGGCGACATGGCCATGCAGCGAAAGGAGATAATAAATCGACTTAAGGCTGAAGGTGTTTTCGATATGAACAAAGAACTGGAGCTGCCTTTGGTACCGCAAAAAATTGCTGTAATCTCGTCGGCAACAGCTGCCGGTTACCAGGATTTTATGAACCAGTTGGAGAACAACGAATATGGTTTTAAGTTTTACACCAAACTGTTTGAGGCCTACATGCAGGGAGCCGAAACCGTGCCTTCAATTATAAATGCGCTTGACCGGATTTTTGCGTACGACGATTTTTTTGATGCGGTTGCCATTATTCGCGGTGGAGGAGCAACTGCCGATTTAAGTAGTTTTGATGACTACGATCTGGCGATGAACATTACACAATTTTTACTTCCTGTAATTACAGGTATTGGTCACGAAAAAGATGATACGATTATAGACCTGGTGGCGCATACACGAATGAAAACTCCAACCGCGGTAGCCGAATTTTTTGTAAGCGGAGTTGAACGGTATTACGAACGTTTATTGGAATTGGAAAATGGCATTGTGCAACTAACCCGCGAAACGTTGGATGCTAAACAGGAAAAGCTGGAACGGGCAGTTGAATCATTAAAATACTCTGTTACCGATTTTATAAATTACAGGCAGCAGCAGTTGAATAAACGAAGCAACGAACTGCAACAAAATGTTAGCCGGTTTTCGTTTAAAAAGCACAACGAACTAAGTAAACTGAAACACGGTTTGGATTCGGGACTTTCGGTGTGGTTTGTAGAAGCAAAAAACAATATTGGCAAAAAACAGCGTATACTGAGAAGAGTGGTGGGAGAAGCTGTTTATAAAGAGAATGCAAAAGTAAATCATCAGCAAGATCTGTTGGCCGGACGTGTGCGAAACATGTTGGCAAAAGAGCACGATCGAATTCTGATAAATGAAAATTCGATACGATTACTTAATCCTGAAAACGTGTTAAAACGTGGATTTACTGTAACTTTAAAAGATGGAAAAATAATAAAGTCGAGCAAAGATGTTAAAGTGGGGGAAGAACTGGAAACACGCTTTGCCGATGGAACTGTAGAAAGTAAAATCATAAAAAAATAA
- a CDS encoding S8 family serine peptidase, producing the protein MKYAIILLGALLLGFQQVDAQNYFWIGFTDKNNSEYTLDHPEEYLSARAIQRRNNQNIAIDSLDLPVNQNYIDSVLTLSVELVHATKWLNGITVRCDSANLADSVLYWDFVREIQLTKPASTTKSVTNKFSDENFTDTPPIDSTLYGGSVHQVGMMEGQFLHNNNFKGQNVQIAILDGGFYRADVYPAFDSLWFNNQILGTKDFVNPDSDFFSTNYHGMSVLSCMGGNIPGELIGTAPKASYWLLRSEDTNSEYIIEEDNWVAAAEFADSVGADIINSSLGYTEFQDAATNHVYADLDGNTTRVTRGANIAASRGMLVFSSAGNERNDAWFRIVAPSDGVNVIGVGAVDMNFDPAYFSSAGPAADGALKPNVSAMGYRTTLQRSDGSIGMASGTSFSSPVLAGMAASLWQAYPEKTAIEIKDALERSGHLYNSPDSLQGYGVPNVRIASTLLDPVSVAIAEQNNNWTIYPNPVRNRIVLQSATDLQLNKLVIKLYSLDGSVVQSWQKPAAHSVVLNNLENVEAGIYLLLIQTKSNVETFKINKIR; encoded by the coding sequence ATGAAGTATGCAATTATACTCCTTGGCGCGCTATTACTGGGATTTCAACAAGTAGATGCACAGAATTATTTTTGGATTGGATTTACCGATAAAAATAATTCTGAATATACGTTGGATCACCCTGAAGAATATCTATCGGCAAGAGCCATTCAGCGTCGCAATAATCAAAATATTGCCATCGATTCACTTGATTTGCCGGTTAATCAAAACTACATCGATTCGGTGCTTACCCTTAGTGTAGAGTTGGTACATGCCACAAAATGGTTGAATGGAATTACTGTTCGTTGCGATTCTGCGAATTTAGCCGACAGCGTTTTGTATTGGGATTTTGTTCGCGAAATACAGCTTACAAAACCAGCCTCAACAACAAAAAGTGTGACCAATAAATTTTCGGATGAAAATTTTACCGATACTCCGCCAATTGATTCAACACTTTATGGTGGTTCTGTTCACCAGGTTGGAATGATGGAAGGACAGTTTTTGCACAACAATAATTTCAAGGGGCAGAATGTACAAATTGCCATTTTGGATGGTGGCTTTTACCGGGCCGATGTATATCCGGCATTCGATAGCTTGTGGTTTAACAACCAGATACTGGGAACAAAAGATTTTGTAAATCCTGATTCCGATTTCTTTTCTACCAATTACCACGGAATGAGTGTACTGTCGTGCATGGGCGGAAATATTCCTGGAGAGCTGATCGGAACTGCACCAAAAGCTTCGTATTGGTTGTTGCGCTCCGAGGACACGAATTCTGAATATATTATTGAAGAGGACAACTGGGTTGCAGCTGCCGAATTTGCCGACAGCGTGGGGGCTGATATTATAAACTCATCGTTAGGATATACCGAATTTCAGGATGCAGCTACCAACCATGTTTATGCCGATTTGGATGGAAATACAACTCGCGTAACACGAGGGGCAAACATTGCCGCATCGCGCGGGATGCTTGTATTCTCCAGTGCCGGAAATGAACGGAACGATGCATGGTTTAGAATTGTTGCACCTTCTGACGGGGTAAATGTAATCGGCGTTGGCGCTGTTGATATGAATTTTGATCCCGCTTACTTTTCATCTGCCGGACCGGCGGCCGACGGAGCTTTAAAACCAAATGTTTCGGCTATGGGCTATCGAACTACTTTGCAGCGCTCGGATGGTTCGATAGGCATGGCAAGTGGAACTTCATTTTCATCGCCGGTTCTGGCTGGTATGGCAGCCTCACTTTGGCAGGCTTATCCCGAAAAAACTGCCATCGAAATAAAAGATGCACTCGAACGAAGCGGACATTTATATAATTCGCCCGATTCATTGCAGGGATACGGTGTGCCAAATGTGAGGATCGCCAGTACATTGCTGGATCCTGTTTCAGTGGCAATTGCCGAGCAAAACAATAACTGGACAATTTATCCAAACCCTGTACGCAACCGGATCGTTCTTCAATCTGCGACAGATCTTCAGCTCAATAAACTAGTTATTAAACTTTATTCATTGGATGGCAGTGTTGTGCAAAGCTGGCAAAAACCGGCTGCACATTCTGTCGTATTAAATAATCTTGAAAATGTTGAAGCCGGTATATATTTGCTTTTAATCCAAACGAAGAGCAATGTTGAAACCTTTAAGATCAATAAAATAAGGTAA
- the xseB gene encoding exodeoxyribonuclease VII small subunit translates to MAAKKISYSEAMAEIEEILEKIENEELDVDELAEKVKRVSVLLKTCKDKLTKTNEQVEQILKEMED, encoded by the coding sequence ATGGCAGCTAAAAAGATTTCATACAGCGAAGCGATGGCTGAGATCGAAGAAATTCTTGAAAAAATAGAAAATGAAGAGCTGGATGTGGATGAACTGGCCGAGAAAGTAAAACGCGTTTCGGTTTTGCTAAAAACCTGTAAGGATAAACTGACCAAAACCAACGAGCAGGTAGAGCAGATTTTAAAAGAAATGGAAGACTAA
- the deoC gene encoding deoxyribose-phosphate aldolase has product MYTKEQVAQTIDHAVLKPEQTLADLKDNAEMCIKNKVFSMCVKPCDIKAAKELLKDSGVKVSCVLSFPHGADATPVKAFQAKQAIKDGTDEIDMVMNIGRFLSGEYDYVRDDIKAVVEVAHQHNVLVKVIQESGHLTLEQIAKACELSYEAGADFVKTSTGFGPGGAKPEYIEVMVKTVGDKMQVKPSGGIRDWETAVAFLEQGADRLGIGSTEAVLNGAKASGDY; this is encoded by the coding sequence ATGTATACAAAAGAACAGGTAGCACAAACCATTGACCATGCGGTTTTAAAACCCGAACAAACGTTGGCCGACCTAAAGGATAATGCAGAAATGTGCATTAAAAACAAGGTATTCAGCATGTGTGTGAAACCTTGCGATATAAAAGCTGCCAAAGAATTGTTGAAAGACAGTGGTGTAAAAGTTTCGTGTGTGCTAAGTTTTCCGCACGGTGCAGATGCAACACCGGTGAAAGCATTTCAGGCAAAACAGGCCATTAAAGATGGAACCGACGAAATTGATATGGTAATGAATATTGGGCGGTTTCTTTCGGGCGAATACGATTATGTGCGCGATGACATAAAAGCCGTTGTGGAAGTGGCACACCAACACAATGTATTGGTAAAAGTTATCCAGGAAAGTGGTCATTTAACTTTGGAGCAAATTGCTAAAGCCTGCGAATTGTCGTACGAAGCAGGTGCCGATTTTGTAAAAACATCAACAGGTTTCGGGCCGGGAGGTGCCAAACCGGAATACATTGAAGTGATGGTAAAAACGGTTGGCGATAAAATGCAGGTAAAACCATCGGGTGGCATCCGTGACTGGGAAACGGCAGTTGCATTTCTTGAACAAGGAGCCGATCGTTTGGGTATTGGTTCAACAGAAGCCGTGCTTAACGGTGCAAAGGCAAGTGGTGATTATTAG
- a CDS encoding glycosyltransferase family 2 protein encodes MSKDKKIAIVILNWNGVKLFPDYLPYVIEHSKGENIEVIVADNGSTDNSLEFLKSNYPEVTLLDLKENYGFAKGYNVALNQIDADYFVLLNSDVKVEPNWIQPCIDHFERDEKVVAIQPKILSFNKPELFEYAGAAGGFIDKFGYPFCRGRILDHVEKDENQYDQSGEIFWATGACMFVRAEAFKNSGGLDADFWAHMEEIDLCWRLKNQGYKIVYEPGSVVYHLGGGSLEYGNPKKVYLNFRNNLYMLYKNLPRKNFLPLFLTRMILDGAAAAKFLLGREFKAFGAVAKAHRDFYKNHSALRKKRKNLLKLASVNNHKQIYSKSIMWKFFVQKKYKFAELNFNPE; translated from the coding sequence ATGAGCAAAGACAAAAAGATTGCCATTGTAATTTTAAACTGGAACGGGGTAAAACTTTTTCCCGATTATCTCCCATACGTAATCGAACATTCAAAAGGTGAAAACATTGAGGTAATTGTTGCCGACAACGGATCGACTGACAATTCACTGGAATTTTTGAAATCCAACTACCCGGAAGTAACGTTGCTTGACCTCAAAGAAAATTACGGTTTTGCCAAAGGTTACAATGTGGCTTTAAACCAAATTGACGCCGATTATTTTGTACTGTTGAATTCGGATGTAAAAGTGGAGCCAAACTGGATTCAACCTTGCATCGATCATTTTGAGCGGGATGAAAAAGTAGTAGCCATTCAGCCCAAAATTTTAAGTTTTAACAAACCCGAACTCTTTGAATATGCCGGAGCAGCAGGTGGTTTTATCGACAAATTTGGATACCCGTTTTGCCGAGGCCGTATTCTTGATCATGTGGAAAAAGACGAAAATCAATACGATCAGTCGGGCGAAATTTTCTGGGCAACAGGAGCGTGTATGTTTGTTCGGGCCGAAGCTTTTAAAAACTCAGGCGGTTTGGATGCCGATTTCTGGGCCCACATGGAAGAAATTGATTTGTGCTGGCGCTTGAAAAATCAGGGCTACAAAATTGTATACGAACCCGGCAGTGTAGTTTATCATCTGGGCGGCGGAAGTCTCGAATACGGAAATCCCAAAAAGGTCTACCTCAACTTCCGGAACAATCTTTACATGTTGTATAAAAATCTACCTCGAAAGAATTTCCTTCCGCTTTTTTTAACTCGAATGATTTTGGATGGCGCGGCGGCAGCCAAATTTTTGCTAGGCAGAGAATTCAAAGCCTTTGGTGCTGTGGCAAAAGCACACCGCGATTTCTACAAAAACCATTCAGCACTGCGCAAAAAAAGAAAGAATTTGTTAAAGTTGGCAAGTGTTAACAATCACAAACAGATCTATTCCAAAAGCATCATGTGGAAGTTCTTTGTACAGAAAAAATATAAATTTGCCGAACTGAATTTCAACCCGGAATAA
- a CDS encoding thioesterase family protein — MQKLKFQEPVYTYHIDFVGHVNNIIYVQWLENARVKLIEAMGLSISQIAVDDDILPIITETNIQYKKPFFLSNEVHVEVWVSEIFNVSANFKFRFRNEKGEICSTAQQKVLFIDRATQRPSRKFVKYRENFEKYLLEDSES; from the coding sequence ATGCAAAAATTAAAATTTCAAGAACCCGTTTACACCTATCACATTGATTTTGTTGGACATGTAAACAATATTATTTACGTACAATGGCTGGAAAATGCCCGGGTAAAACTCATCGAAGCCATGGGATTATCCATTTCTCAAATTGCTGTCGACGACGATATTTTACCCATTATCACAGAAACGAACATTCAATATAAAAAACCATTTTTTCTGAGCAACGAAGTGCATGTTGAAGTCTGGGTTTCAGAGATTTTTAATGTATCGGCTAACTTCAAATTCCGTTTCCGAAACGAAAAAGGCGAGATCTGTTCCACTGCACAACAAAAGGTTTTGTTCATCGACCGCGCCACACAACGCCCGTCTCGTAAGTTTGTGAAATACAGGGAAAATTTCGAAAAATACCTTTTGGAAGACAGCGAGAGTTAA